ATACTCGTCGAAAGGAATCTTTATTTCACACCGGAAGTGAAGGATTGCTATCTCAAGGTGACAGGAATAGATTATCAGTGTTGGAAGCATTAAAAGTACGATGCAAATCAGAAGTTCTGAACGATTTTGAAAAACTGGATTTTGAAGcctttcaaaaatcaaaaatgtcgGGTACGCCTTCTGTAGTTGTCACACCTTCTTCAAACGTAAATCGACCGAAATATGAACGTTTATACGTCAGTCATCTTTCACCTTCACCAAGGTCAAATTGTCTGCAAGTACGTACTGGCCGAAGAGAGAAATATTTCAGACGTCGTTCATCTTTAGTTGGATTAGAAGACTCGCCGGTGTCTTCAGAAGAATCCATTCCAGAAAACGTTTCTTTTACCGACGACAATGGTCTACCGACGTCGTGCCTTCAGCCTGCTAAAGTATCAGGTTCTCCTTCTACAAAACGCCATTCTTCTCCTCAGCTTCTGGAGGATGAACCACCTACAGATATGGAGCAAAAACCGAGATCTAGTTCGTGTGGATCcttaacaaaaaatcaaattccTAGAACCCAGTTTATTGCAGAATATGGGGAATTAAAATTTGCGTTTCATTTCTTAGCAGCTTCAAGGTTGTTCAAAGTTACAATAATCAAAGCTGAAAATCTTGGTGGTGTGGCGAAAACagaatataatataaattcataCTGTAAGGTATATCTGATGCCTGGAAAGATTCAAAAGCAGACAACGGACATGATAAAACATACCAAAAATCCAATATTTAGCCATGAGTTGACTTTTCATTCACTTACACTTGAGCAATTACACTCAATGAttttaaggataaaaatattacACAAAGCACATAACCTGAAACTCCCAGAATTTCTTGGTCATGTAGACGTAAGTTTGGACAACTTTGATTTGATGACAGAAAATAGGATGTGGAAAGATATTGATGGAAAAAAAGAAAGagaggtattttttattatatacattatttttaagcGTTAAAGGACATGTAAGTTATCCTTCTATAAAACAGTGGCCCCacttcacaaaaaaacaaaacatgcgtatagttaaatttttttttagaaaaaatactACCTTTATGAATGCTTAATTTGGAATGACCCTCTTAATCAACTTTGAAATACTTTCTTATTCGTGCTACAACCACGATAgaatatattttatgtattttatttgttaaccCGGAAGTATAGTATTGCCTGTGATGTCCTTTCATTAATCGGTAATTCAAAAAACGACTATTTTCGatttacaattttcaattttaaagctaACAGAAGAATTTTGGTTTAAAGGTATCTCATTTGAGTTACAGATCAACATTCGTTCCATTTTGAGTTATCGTTTTTAACGACATAACGACCTTTGCAAATTATAGAAATAACACTTAACCTAAgctttaattattttcaaaatacctgttgattttttgttttgtgtcgCTGTGCTTGTGCTGTACACATTTATATTTTCCCTAATTTATAtgagtttaaaaaacaaataggTTTTATACCTAGCGTAacagtataccggtgttcaaaagtcataaatcgattgaaagaaaacaaatctggggtaaaaactaaaaccgagagaaacacatcaactctGGGGAAATCAAACGGACAACAGGAACACCGGCGTGCAATAAAATAAAcaccaacacacatagaaacgaactatttgataacaaatgccACATTCCttactttgtacaggacattttaagaaaacaattgtGGAATGAACCTGGTTTAATGACTAGTCAAAACTCCCGCttcatgacaatgtaaaaaataatatcgctaaaatgacaacactacgtggtAGTTAAAGGTGTGATAACTATATTCTTGAGTAACACAAAACAGCctcaaatggtttttttttatgtttttttgcgTCGAATATGAAAACTTATGGTAAACACCATACGTTGTTTTCTTGTTGTTTTATTTAATCTGCTAATGTTTTTCAAAcaatttctgttttataaaatttagtgCATTCAAAAATCACGCATGTCTTATGTTGTTCAAATTCGGCTTGCTTCTGAGATGGAGATCCGATTGTAATACCATTAATTGCTTCTGGTCTTAGAAGACcttctttttattatttctgaTAAAAGAAAGAACATAAATTTCAGGATTTAATCACGACTTTTGTCTGATTTGCCTGCTTATATTCTGATGTTTCAATTGTACGCGATATGAAGTATGATTATCGATTTTATTTCGTTTAGAGAAAACATACAAAAATCTGATTTTATAAAGGTTTATCCCATTACCAACAAAAAATCTTCGTTGAAAAGACTGAATCAATACATGTCCTTTTATGACAAAGATTGTAATATGGAATAATAGGTTACACTTGTATATGTCGAATAACTGATGACTTCTTCATTTATAGAAATAAATCATATATTATTTAAACTGAAGTGTGATTACTTCTAGTTTACTATTAAATATACCAAGAAAGGGGATCTTCAAAGCCAAGCTTTAAAGAAAATTTCtgtaaatatcatttaaaaactttaaaagtttatatgtttGACATATGATTATACATGATAAAATtacattgatatattttatagcttattgtAAAAGGAGTAAATGATTATACTTGCACAAAATGCAATATGCTACAGATGTTTTTGTAGGATAAAACACAAGTAAAAAACGTAACCTTTAAGTATTGGTGGCTTACTTGGATTTTATTAAGTTTTCTGTTCAATTAGTAATTGAACAAATGCATCAActtgaaaaagatgaaaaattaaaataaaaaaagatgtttgcAATAAATGCATTTACtactgttttttttagaattgaaTGACATTcttttgaaattcaaaaaaaatgaACACTGTACCTTGtaattttttccttaaaaaagtAGCTATGCCAGtgttcaaacaatgaaatacaatgcGTCACTAAAATaaacggaaataaaaaaaatggtgttcAGCTTCAAGTAAAAACACACATCTTGAACTTTAATGGTACTATGTTTAAATGTTcataatgtatttgtatttataggATATTGGAAGTTTGGAAGTTTCACTGAATTTTTTGCCACGTGAAGGAAATTTAATAGTTGGAGTAAAGCAAGCTAAAGGTCTCCCTCATCACCAAATCACAGGACCACCAGGTTGGTATAGTATAAGGAACACCACCGCATAATAAAACAAGCACCATCATATAATGTAAAAGCACCGTCATATAATGAAATATCAACAGTATATAATAACGCATACCACATaagacagctatggcgttccatacaTGTTGAAAAGACAAATGAAACATACCGACATGATCTTATCATAAACAAACCGTTTTATGATTATCATATCCGTTCTTGTGATTGAAATATATGTGGATGCTACTTCTAGGGGAGTATGAATGTTGCCAGTGCTCCAAAAGATAAGCATATTTTGATTGacataatgtttttaaaaattcaacaTGTTTTCTTTGAAGAGTTGACTGTAGGATTCTACAGATTATTGGTGTGTAAGCTTGGGTGTGGTGGGGGGATTATTCACGAACTGACTAAAAGCCCGAATGACCTCTGGATCCCATGCATGAATATCGCGCATGACTGGATCACAATGAAGTTTCCAAAATAGATTCGGTGGTGGACGTTTTTTCCCAGAGGATAtgaccaacccagtagtcagcacttcggtgttgacatgaatatcaattatatggtcatttatataatttcctgttacaatattgaatttttctaaaaactaaggattttcttatcacaggcatagattaccttagcacaACTTCTGGAATTTTgggtccgcaatgctcttcaactttgtacttggttggctttataactattttgatctgagcgtcactgatgggtcgtatgtagacgaaatgcgcgtctggcatactaaattaaattcctggtacctttgataactatttggcaAAGATAACTATTTGTCAAATCGTTCTAAAACAAATGGAAAAAAGTATAATTGACAAAtccgattttcatttttttgtacacatgtcaatcatataagaattatacatATTAGGCAATCAATGATGAATTCCATCATAAAGCTACCGATTGGAGATATATTTATTCACTTTTATAGTCTTGTGAATCTATTTCTGTGTGTTCTTATAAGACAACATCTTGCACACgttataattttattgaattttaaactgAATATATAGAGAGTTGTCCAGCGTTTAAAAGAAGCACCCTTATAACACATCCATCACATTACACTGATCCATCATCATCCAGTAATCTTTCAACGATGGGCTATATTTTCAAACCAATTGATAAGCTCTTAAAACGTTATTCTgcaaattattttcaaatgacCTCCTTTAGTTTGTTTCAATGTCTTGTTAAAACATCTGTATTGCATGTTGGTAATGTTGGTTGGAAAAGGGGGTTCGGAGTGGGGGAACGTGACGAGGATCATTTGAAGTATTTGGATGATACGAATCTATTGGTGTTCTTCATATTGATgactttattgttgtttttattagtCGGATTATTACTTCCACCCTGTAGATTTGGAAGTAAGGGACACTACAGATACCGTCGTTTTTGTGAGTGGATAAAAGCATGCAAACGTTTTAGTGAGTTATATGCAATAGTAGTTCAACTTATCTAACACAAATACATACTTTTGTTAACATGGGAATATAATTTGAGTACTTTCTATTACTAAAAACTTGTATGAATGAATAAAAGCTTTAAAATATATTAACCCTTCCTTATTGTAAGGCACCGGTATACCTTAAATTATAATACTTAAATTCATATCTTTATTACATAACTAAAACTAATCCACTCCTAAATTGTTAATGTACTACCTCTTCTTATACATATGCAATcttttatatttaaccattaaattATCTTAAAAGATATCAGTTAAAAATATGAACTATGCACGTTATTCTTATGTTATTAATATAGTAGAAGGAAATTGACGCTTGGTCTCTTATAACTGTTAATAGACTGAACATAAGTGGTCAATTTCTGATAAGATTTTATATTAATTAGTCCATCCTTTTCAAAAGGTAATCAGGTGTTATGTAATTCAAGACACTTTAGTAGGTTGAGTGAACTATAGCCATTCTGATAATAGACGGATGATAGACGACTCaattgatttgttttgatttttatgtaGCAACACAGAAAATTAACGATTAACTTTAGTTTTTACACTGGTATAATTGGAAAATGTGATAGGCATTGTTTCACAAAAATGCATCTATGACGCAAACACTTAAATACAGGTACagttaatatggggacgaagtcatgacgaagtccccaattacggtagaaaaatcaataatgaaaaaaaatcatttcgggaaaatttcccgaacttttcattctactaatgaactcaaaacatttaagttacaaaaaaaataattcatacagacttcgtccccattcacaagtaatgcctgcctcatataagcaaaactttttttttttttttagtttatcctgacttttttttttgaaaaagttatcaattgCACCGTTCTCTCTATTTTTCTTATGGCAATAATTGGAATCAAAATTGCGAACATGTACCTGTATATTATTTAcctatatcataaaattgagaatggaaatggggaatgtgccaaagagacaacaacccgaccatagagcagacaacagcagaaggtcaccaacaggtcttcaatgcaacgagaaattctcgttcccggaggcgtccctcagctggcccctaaacaaatgtatactacatgttacatatacatgtatcgcaggaatagattaccttagctgtatttggcaaaacgtttaggaattgttggtcctcaatgatcttcaacttcgtactttatttggccttttataacatttttgattcgagcgtcactgatgagtcttttgtagacgaaatgcgcgtctggcgtaaatatcaaattttattcctggtatctatgatgagatcaTATACATAAGTAAACCTAGCCACTACAGATTAAACTGAACACTGTCTCGACAAAAATTGAGAAAAGTCAccaataaatataaatgttagaATATAGAATAGTTTTACCCATGTAAAGATATCTCTGAtcatatatcatttgagaaaATAGAGTCTGATAGAGGAAACCGGTCATCGTTATCGAAGAGCACATATTTCGTCAGGAAATTGTTAGAGAACTTAGATGGAGATGTACAGATAATCGAGTTGTACTAGGCTTTTAGATTTTCTTTACAGAAAACTAATACTCAGAAACTAGAAAGACAGATTTTGATAACAACATTCAAACGGAAAAGCAACTGATATGTTTTATTGAGGGACCTTCTTCAGTAAATGATTCAGAGCTATTCAAAATTGACGAAGATTTAAATATGTTCGTCAATACACGAACAGCTAAAGAAGGAAACTTCATCCAGTTCAATCAATATACATCAATTCcaatttcacaaaattctttataaaatacagtggagatcacttctaacctatCTTCAAATCTCTCAGAATATGTCAGGAGAACATTTCTAGGACAA
The window above is part of the Mytilus galloprovincialis chromosome 4, xbMytGall1.hap1.1, whole genome shotgun sequence genome. Proteins encoded here:
- the LOC143071257 gene encoding uncharacterized protein LOC143071257 isoform X1 encodes the protein MESMKEVKEWFLQKCRLLQNGNNNENMPNASESLFPGGMTPKTIPDFVIPGSGESSRRPSSELGLFEDDISCRSSSQRSSIASCRSSPRTSINGSIPGLSVPKNTDLCRSAPVSPKHESTPIIAYNDNSQSMGYLENISSETNADPLSIAAMSLPHFRAKTSFGFTTLSQSPHTRRKESLFHTGSEGLLSQGDRNRLSVLEALKVRCKSEVLNDFEKLDFEAFQKSKMSGTPSVVVTPSSNVNRPKYERLYVSHLSPSPRSNCLQVRTGRREKYFRRRSSLVGLEDSPVSSEESIPENVSFTDDNGLPTSCLQPAKVSGSPSTKRHSSPQLLEDEPPTDMEQKPRSSSCGSLTKNQIPRTQFIAEYGELKFAFHFLAASRLFKVTIIKAENLGGVAKTEYNINSYCKVYLMPGKIQKQTTDMIKHTKNPIFSHELTFHSLTLEQLHSMILRIKILHKAHNLKLPEFLGHVDVSLDNFDLMTENRMWKDIDGKKEREDIGSLEVSLNFLPREGNLIVGVKQAKGLPHHQITGPPVGLLLPPCRFGSKGHYRYRRFCEWIKACKRFNPYVKVELSQPNRSVSRKQTKTKKNTSDPIYDETFNFSISPKMDDLAYTTLTIATYDHEKLRSDELIGQIKFGVGAVQEGEIDMWEKCINSPGVEISEWLFLLDNDDIK
- the LOC143071257 gene encoding uncharacterized protein LOC143071257 isoform X2, producing MESMKEVKEWFLQKCRLLQNGNNNENMPNASESLFPGGMTPKTIPDFVIPGSGESSRRPSSELGLFEDDISCRSSSQRSSIASCRSSPRTSINGSIPGLSVPKNTDLCRSAPVSPKHESTPIIAYNDNSQSMGYLENISSETNADPLSIAAMSLPHFRAKTSFGFTTLSQSPHTRRKESLFHTGSEGLLSQGDRNRLSVLEALKVRCKSEVLNDFEKLDFEAFQKSKMSGTPSVVVTPSSNVNRPKYERLYVSHLSPSPRSNCLQVRTGRREKYFRRRSSLVGLEDSPVSSEESIPENVSFTDDNGLPTSCLQPAKVSGSPSTKRHSSPQLLEDEPPTDMEQKPRSSSCGSLTKNQIPRTQFIAEYGELKFAFHFLAASRLFKVTIIKAENLGGVAKTEYNINSYCKVYLMPGKIQKQTTDMIKHTKNPIFSHELTFHSLTLEQLHSMILRIKILHKAHNLKLPEFLGHVDVSLDNFDLMTENRMWKDIDGKKEREDIGSLEVSLNFLPREGNLIVGVKQAKGLPHHQITGPPVGLLLPPCRFGSKGHYRYRRFYPYVKVELSQPNRSVSRKQTKTKKNTSDPIYDETFNFSISPKMDDLAYTTLTIATYDHEKLRSDELIGQIKFGVGAVQEGEIDMWEKCINSPGVEISEWLFLLDNDDIK
- the LOC143071257 gene encoding uncharacterized protein LOC143071257 isoform X3, which translates into the protein MESMKEVKEWFLQKCRLLQNGNNNENMPNASESLFPGGMTPKTIPDFVIPGSGESSRRPSSELGLFEDDISCRSSSQRSSIASCRSSPRTSINGSIPGLSVPKNTDLCRSAPVSPKHESTPIIAYNDNSQSMGYLENISSETNADPLSIAAMSLPHFRAKTSFGFTTLSQSPHTRRKESLFHTGSEGLLSQGDRNRLSVLEALKVRCKSEVLNDFEKLDFEAFQKSKMSGTPSVVVTPSSNVNRPKYERLYVSHLSPSPRSNCLQVRTGRREKYFRRRSSLVGLEDSPVSSEESIPENVSFTDDNGLPTSCLQPAKVSGSPSTKRHSSPQLLEDEPPTDMEQKPRSSSCGSLTKNQIPRTQFIAEYGELKFAFHFLAASRLFKVTIIKAENLGGVAKTEYNINSYCKVYLMPGKIQKQTTDMIKHTKNPIFSHELTFHSLTLEQLHSMILRIKILHKAHNLKLPEFLGHVDVSLDNFDLMTENRMWKDIDGKKEREDIGSLEVSLNFLPREGNLIVGVKQAKGLPHHQITGPPDPYVKVELSQPNRSVSRKQTKTKKNTSDPIYDETFNFSISPKMDDLAYTTLTIATYDHEKLRSDELIGQIKFGVGAVQEGEIDMWEKCINSPGVEISEWLFLLDNDDIK